In Nicotiana tabacum cultivar K326 chromosome 10, ASM71507v2, whole genome shotgun sequence, the DNA window attgctttgtgattgttgcttgggtgaggaagagtgtaaagcacgaagggtgatgtcatgcgtgagtttgagagtgttaatgcacgaagtgtgatgccgtgccgatattgtgattattaatgcacgaatggtgatgaTGTGCCCCACGATGTACAatgttgtgccatgatatgagtaataatgcacgaaggataattacgtgccatgattatgtgaggtaaaagcaagaagggtgatgtcgtgccgattatattgatttttatggtgagaacgagagtaaaaacacgaagggtgatgccttgcacTTGTATTGTTCTCCTTACTCTTGCTTATAGTTGAATTTTGGTGTACTTTATGCTTCTTTATTGAAATTTTGTTGTACTTGTTATCCTCcgtagcatgtttccccttcccaacTTTAACTATTAGTTctgttgttattactcactgtatatgatataactgcacatgtttatttggtagtcctgtcctagcctcgtcactacttcaccgaggttaggctcgacacttaccagcacatagcgTCAGTTGTGTTGattctacactctgcactcttttgtgcagatcccggtactggagcatacaAACCTTAGCTacgggttgctgccttcagtccatcggagacccgaggtagtcctacaggtgtctgtaggccttggcgtccccttctatcatttcctttctattttacttattcagagacagactcgtgtatttttattcagaccttatttgtagtattcgtagatggtctGTGACATtttgacaccaaattctgggacaGAGTTGTACTTAGACTTCCGcaatttgtattaagttaaattatcagatttcgtcttccgcactacttttattattattattccgttGTCATTTATTTGTTAACTCGTAACTCCTTATGGATAATGTAAAAAGATAATAATATGTGaatgtgttggcttgcctagcttccacgagtatgtgccatcacgactcctgagggtgggaaatccgggtcgtgacaccctgtcatatctaagtgggaccaagtAAAACAATTCTTATTATTTaaaaggaattgaatgagttttttcatAAGTTCAGGAGTTAACTCCGTgctcaggtatacctttcgatcgggaagGTGCTCGATCAGTATGAATTGTTCTAGCTCTTCGATCGTTGATTTTGTTGCATCGGAATCATCACGGATCACGAAGGTTCGAGGTATCATATAATCATCATCATCGAAGGTTTCTTGTTCCTTTGATCGGGCCGAGGCCGAcgactgtggttgctatttgacttctttttttccctttggcTCCGATCCCTTTGTTGATGACAACACCGATATCGGTATTACCTCATTGATTGAAAACATTTCTTTGGCGACAGGTTGTTCACCGTTCACCATTTTGATTCCTTCTGATGtagggaatttcaagacttgGTAAAGCGTCGAGGGCACTGCTCTCATGttatgaatccaaggtcttctGAGCAGCgcgttgtacctcatgttgcCTTCAATCACATGGAATTTTGTTTCCTGGATAGTCTTGGCCACGTTTACTGGTAGAATgatttcccctttggtggttttacttgccatgttgaagccattaagTACTTGAGTTGCGGGCACAATCTAATCTTGGAggccgagttgctctacgacccttgatcgaataatATTTGCCGAgttacctagatcaattaacacacgtttaacttgaattttattcataaggatagacattaccagtgcatcattgtgaggttgttcGATCCCTTCTGTGTCCTCGTCGTTTAAAGACAAGGTTTCTTCTGGTAAGAAGTCTCGGGTTTGTTTTTCCCTCGTGATTGTCGCCTTGGTATGTTTAAATACCGGTCCTTGAGGgatatcgaccccaccaacgatcatatGAATTACGTGTTGTGGCTCTTCCTGCTCGTTCTGCATGTTTGAATCTCTGTTTTAGAAGTGGTTCTTGGCCCGATAACTTAAGAATTATCGAAGGcgaccctcgttgaatagacgtGTTACCTCCTCCCTCAGCTATCTGTAGTCTTCAGTTCTATGACCATgggtaccatggtatttgcacaTTTGATTAGGGTTCCTTTGAGCTGGATCAGATTGTAAAGGCCTGGGCCATATAATATTCTTAATCCGACCGATGGATGATATAATACCTGATACATCaacgctgaagttgtattctgacagtCGAGGTGCTCCTTTGGACCTGACATCCCTATCGAAACCACTTTTGTTCATAAGACCTCAGGAACTCTGTACCCGATCATTCTTTTTATCATTCTgtatggggttgcatcagggatcGCTATTTTTCCGATCTCCACTGTATGGTGGTACCTATTTCTATTTTGTTATGATTCCCGATCGACAACCCTTTAGCCTGTCCACGGGCCTTCTAGGATAAATCGAACCAATTGGAGGTCCTagttggtcatcttcgaccctaatctttgactgatacctattatgtacatcggcccaagtgacatcaggatattcgatcaaattttgcttctaCTGTTGCGAAAGCTATGGAGCTCCGGGCGTTGCGACCTTGTgtaaaagcttgaacagcccaatcatcagTGACTGGAGGCAAATCCATTCTCTCCGTTAGGAACCGAGATATGAATTCCCTAAGCATCCGTTATCCTTCCGTCTGACCTTGAAGAGGTTCGATTTCCATGTTGCAACTTTAATGGCTCCGGCGTGGgctttcacaaaagaatctgcgagcatagcaaatgaatcaatatagtTGGGtggtaagttatgataccatatcatggcaactttcgataaagtttctccaaatttcttcaatagAACGGATTCAACCTCATCGTCTTCTAAGTCGTTTCCCTTTATTGTgcatgtgtaagaagtgacgtgctcaTGAAGGTCGGTGTTCCCAATGTATTTGGGGATTTATGGCATACAAAATTTCTTAGGAATGGGCTTCGGAGACGCACTCAgagggaaaggcttctgtacaaacttcttcgaatccaaaccctttaAAATCGGGGGTGCCCATGGTATTTGGTCAACCCGTGAGTTGTATGTTTCTACCTTTTTGGCATTAGCCTCGATTTTCCTTTCACTTGATTCGATCCGTTTAGTAAGCTCTTCGAGCATCTTCGTAATTGCGAGATCGGTCCCCAATTCATTAGCGTTCAATTTCTCCGATACAGGTTTGATTCTTTGAACAACTTCCTATGATGTTTCGAGGTCAATTCTACTTGGACCTCGATTTTGACTTTGGAGTTGCGCTATCGTAGCTTGTTGAGTctgcaacatttcgaatatcatTCGAAGGCTCATTCCGCCTTTTCCACCGCTCTATGCGCTCTGATCAGCTGCTCGGGCATCTCTGGGGACACTATTTCCAGGGTCGACATCTAGATTTGCATTTAGCGCGACGTGCGAACTAACGTCGATGGGGTCTGCGATCGGTACTCCTTCATGGCCAGCTTGAGGCACTTCGATCCCTGGGGCGGCTACATTATCGTTTTCTCCATGGAAACTGAGGCCGTCATCGGCGTGAATGAGTATTGTTTGCAAGTTAGACATATTGATCCTGAAAACAAAAACACTTACGAGAACAAGCATAAAGCAGTGTCTATTATGGGAATTAATACCacgcaatcactattatccttagccccacggtgggcaccaaactgtttacccttaaaattggataataattaaaACTTATAATGTGATTTTCACCTAATATCAATTGATGAATACGAAAATTAGTCGCAAAAATTAACAGTAAAATTAAGCAAACCAGTATTTGAATGGAGTTCTGCCCTCGAGTTGAATATTTCGAATTGATCAATGCAAGAACAGTTAAAAGTACGACAATCTGAGGAACACGATATAAGCTAGAAAGTgttgtattgctttgatatgtgTGAATGTAAGGTGTCTACAAAACGATGAgaaccctctttatataggaaaGGAATCCTatctatggtacaattctaattacggaagtaaatcccatgattagcctaaacaaccgcccttgatttgatctgttccgggatTTCCGCCGTGATCTTTGACCGGTCGCGGATATCTCGCTTTTCCATTATCGCGCTTTGCTCCAAGTCTGCCATATTTGATCTCGATCGTTGCTGGCCTCGATCTCGATAGGCACCTCCATCCTCGAATTCGATACCTTATCTTTGTACTCTGGTCTGATCCACTACAATGCTGGCCTTCGATGCAATTCCCTGGCCTCGATCAAATAATAAAATCGGATAGACCCGGTTTTAATCGTATACAGCTCTCACAAGCTAAGATCCTGCCTACATTTTTCCTTTGATCTCAAGCCAGTTGTTGTCTTCCATCTGCATTTAATAATGGGCGACCTCTCACCAAAGATATCCACATCCAAAAATTCAGATTCATTGAAGCCTTCCGTCATTTTTGGACACGGCAGCGTTGTCCAGACCACACAATTGATATCTTTCAATCCAACCCCCCAACTATCATTCAAGTTAACAGGAAGTTCCAATTACTCTACTATTTGGCTACGACCTACTTTGTTATGttgatagtacagtagccattcCACCAAAGCAATTGATTGATTATTCTGGTTGAGAGTCTCTCAATCCCTCCTTCAAATTATGGCAATGACAATGTAGCCTCATTAGGAATGCCATTATGGCTCCTGGGGATGCGACCATTGCTCCTTTAGTTGCACACGCAACATTTGCTAAGCATGCTTGGGATATTCTTCAAACTACTTATGCGAACAAATCACAATCAAGGATTTTTGGCCTGCGTGAAATATTATCCAATCTCAAGCGAGAGTCTCGCCCTGTCAGTGAATATATGCGAGAAATAAAGTCCATTGCTGATGATTTAGCCATCAGTGGCTCACCATTATCAAATGAAGAGTTGATCATCAAAACATTAAGTGGTCTTGGACCAGAATACAAGGAGATCTCTGCTGCTATCTAATTTAATTACAAGGATCTTGACTTATAATTTTCACAACATCAAGAGAAACGGAGAACTTCTACACATTCCAGCAACTCTATCGTTTAACAGAATGACAGAAGAAAAGTTCCCTTGAACTTACACAAATGAGAATTTTTACCTCTTTCTAGGTCGTATACGGAACTTATGATAAGAGTATGAGAATTTCAATTCTTAATGACCAAAACAATGTCAAAGTACATTGAGCTCGAGTGTCCTGATTTTGCTTACTGTGAAATGGTCTGGCTTTGCTTCATCAAAAACAGAACAACTTTTTACCAACATCATGTCCATAGCAGTCCTTTAATCATATGTACACCAAATCCAATTTCTCCTCCTCAATGATTTCCCAGTTTGTCTTAGTCACCAATCCATGCACAGCAGAATGTTGTGCAGGGAGCCTTATATCCAAAGACTAGAAAGCTCAAGCcgtttctcttctttctttgaaAGCAGAAAGTACTCCTCAAAACTAGTCCATTCACATGCATATTTCACGTATTTTGCCGTGCTTGAATACGTGTACGACTGTACAAATCTAAGGTATCCTTATGATTGGAATCCAAGCAGAGGGCTGCTTCACAATCCTGGAGAGCACGTGAGAAATCAGTCATTGACTCATGGAATGCTGCCCGAAGATTAAGCATTTGCAAGTCAGGTTTGAAAGAAATGGCTCTTGTAAGCTCCTCCACAGCCTCAGTCTCCCTCTGGTCATCCATGAGCACTGTTGCATGCAACAGTCAAATGTCAGTTCGGACAAGGCAACAAAAATTGCTAAACTCGCAGCTGACAAGGCGATAAAAATGCTTAACTCGCCGCTAACAAGGcaacaacaattttttttttgagaaggtaagCTAATAAGGCAACAAGTGCTAAACTCACGGCTGAGGCTTCAATCTATACGGTGCAGGCTCAACCTGACCAGTTGGGAACTTTTGTCCTCCTAGTTTCATGTTGGTTTGTACAAGAACTTAGGAAAATATAGCACAATGCTTTCATCCATTTTTCTTCCAACAGTGGGAGCAAAACGATCTTTCAGCTCAAACCATCAAATATATACAGAAGCATCACATTATGTACTTAATCAGCTAATAAATCTCCCTGCAGGGAGACTTATTCGACAGGATTAAAGTTACTTCGCTGAAGTCATTCATGAAGAGTCTAGACTACTATTTGATTTGACTGAACCAAAACTCTAAACTTTACTGTAAAGTTTATCATACTTCATCAATATCATTTCACCATTCACAGACAAATGCCAACGAAAAGAATTTTGATAGCATAAAGTAGATTGTCCTTGTGTCAGAAAATGCAATATTCCAAAAGGCTGTTGTAACCATTTGATAGGCCAAGCTCAAAAAGAAGAGCTTCTTGCATTTGGGGAGAATATCAGAACAGTATTAGACTAAAGCTGGGCAACAGGAGAAATATTAGAATATGTATTTGATAAGCAGTCGGAGGCCTGACACCAAAAGGAATCCTCCCAGATTGGTACAGCCTTATCACAACTAAAGATTGTACAATTGCAGAATGTTATGGAATCTACAGTTTAGAAGGAATTCAATGATTGAGAAATTGAGGATATCAGCTTTTTGCTGCAGAAACTGGAAAAAATGGTATTAGAGGATGATGTGAAATATTACATACTTTGGATTGGTAGCAAGGATGGGAGATTTACTGTTAAATCATATGCTGTAAGATAATCCACAGACAAGTAAAAGAAGAAGATCATTGACCAtggaaaatgatttggaacaccaAGGCACCTCCAAAAATAGCATGCGGTTGCAACACATGAAGCCTGTTTGACACAAGATAATATGCGAAGAAGGGATTTTAAACTGTTTCATAGATGCTTCCTACATGATTCCAATGAATCAGTTAACCACCTACAACAAGCAAACATAGAAAATATGGATAATGTTTTTAAACATATTTGGAGTCCGTGATGCCAAAGAATCTGCAGCAAACTCTCAACAATGGGCAGGGACAGAGGATATCTAAAAGAGTCACAGTTGGAAACTTGCTTATGTTTTATTAGGACAATCTGGATAGAAAGAATCATAGATGTTTTGACGGAAAAAGGAGCACATATAATATGTAATGtctttaaaatttataattttggtGTACGAAGATTGGAAGAATACTGTAAATGATATAATCATTTAAACAACTTGCTATACTCCTTAAACATGTGAAATGAGACGAGTCATCAGTTTATATTCTCTAAGCACCTTCTTGGTACCGGTTGATTCAAAGAATAATTTACTTGTCAAAAGAAGAGGAGCTCTCTGCAGTTGCTCCATGAGAACAATAAGTTGCCTATGTCAAAGATGGACAAGATATCAGTGATAAATTCCTCTCTCTACATTACATTTGTATTTATTGCATAGACAACTTATCTTAAGAACATTTGGGGTACGCATCATAGGACAATAGCTTGTCAAACCTAAGGTGCAATGAACAGATGCATATCTCTTAAATGTAATGAATTCAATTGATGCTTTGCGTGACATAGGCATAAACCAACACACTAATATCTTGTTAcctgctttatttttatttttttgcaatgTATATTCTGCAATTTGGAAAACAGCTTTTTAAGACCATCAGATATACATAAAATAGCTAGAAATCGTTTTTATATGACAGGGCCTTCGCAGAAAAGAGAAAGAGTGCTTTCATCAAAAATGTTTTTGCTAACCAAATTCAAATTGTAATAGTTGTAGTAAATCTCAATcctgagaagaagaaaagagaggtatTCCCTTATATAAAGGCTCTTTCAAGTGacttaatttcaaattttcatacaGCTTTTCTCTTTTCAGTCTGGACATGGCGGCACTGCGTTCATCCTTTATCAACACTGCTAATTCCTTCTGAAAAGTGAATTACATTTTCAAGTGAACATAAGAAGATTCATTCGCTCAAGCCCCGTCCACAAGCAACAACGATTGCTTCCTCTTTGTGATACTCTTTTAGGTTACACCAGGAATTTATGTCACAATTAGTAATAACACCCAAGAAAGATTCTCCTCAAATATAATCATATCGGAACTATACTtctaattcacataacaaatttTATTCATCACCCTACAGTCAGATATTTAGTCAGAATTTTAGTAAGCTCTTCCCCGAGCAATAAAATTAGGTAACAAGCAAGGGTTATAAAGTGATTGAAAGTGATAATATACCTGCAGCCCTGTATCTATACGGGTATGTCCTTAGAGGATCCAACTGTGTAGCCATGCTGAGATCATTATTTGCCATGTCGCGATCACAATACTCGGACCTTTTCTCATAAGCTGATGCCTTGTTCTGAGCCTTGTCTATCAACTTTGTCATTTCCTCATAAGCAGCTTTCCTATCATTTTTGAGATGATATACACGCGCTAGCCCTTGATGAGCTCTTGTGTGCTTTATCTCGAGGGCACTAACATAGCAATCTGCTGCAAGGTCCAGCTTATTGCAATCCACGTAAATACTTCCTAGATTATTTAATGCCTGCCAAGACCACATAACATGAATAAATTTATCTACAGAAACAACACCAAGAGAACTAGTTTGGAGAATTGACCCACTTGTCCTTTGCGAAGACCATCTGAAGGACATTTAAGTGCTTCCTCCAACAGTTGGATGACATAAGATGAAGATTCAGAATCCAGAGTTGTATCGGCTAGAGCATATGCTTTAAGGAAAAAGGCCTCGAATGACCTTTGGATAGAAATCGATTCCTCAGCTTTGGCAAGTGCTTCTTCACGATGTCCAGTGTCATATAATATCCATCCTTCATACACAAGCTTTTCATATTTGGAGGTGGAATGATTCCGGGCCAGGCGCAAACTGCGCATTGCGGCTTTTTGACAATTCAACCTGCACGTAAAAGGTATTAGGTAAACTAAGTAACAGGATGTGCTTATATCAATAATTTATGGAAATCAGAACAGCATGGAATGTTAACCCATGATAAGGCTTTTCTATCTAAGAATGACAGTATATTTCCAGCCAGTCCCCAAAATTTACTTACACATATGTTGACTCAATCCAACTAAGGATAGTTATCAAAGAGTTGTTTCATGCATTATCCATTTTAATTTTCAATAACATGGGTCTTATAACTTAAAGCCGGATTTGATGTATTGCAATTAGTAATCAGGTTCTTTGATTATAAAGTAACATATGTGACAACAAGAATATGGCTTACAGATCGCCAGAAAAAGTCAATGACCAGTCTTTCCCTTTTTTATTTGCATTCCCGAAAAAATAAAAGTTGAAGCTAGAATCAGGACTCAGAGACATTAGGAACTGTTGCATAAGGTTGCAGCAAAActcaaaagataatgtctcaagAAATTACCGCAATAGGAGAAGAGATTGCCTGAAGCGCAGGACACTCCTCCCAGGATCATTTATGAGCATTTGATATATAACAGACAATGAACCAATATCATCAACAAATGACCATCGATCATAGAGTTGCATCCAGCAATCTGCAGGACTCCATGGTTGAACGTGCTGACTGAGGAGCTCCACCAGGTGGTCAGCTCTCACTTTCCCATGAAACATCATAAAGTTCGGCTCTAGAGTCAACAATGCACGGATATCCCTTATAGCAGATTGGTAATCTTCAAGTGCAATAAAGCACCAAGCGCGCAATTCAATGCAGTCTGGAGAGACCTTAAAATCAACAATCCTATTTATCTCTGTGACAGCAGCCTCAATCTGGCTGTCTTCTACCATTGCAATGGCTCTGTATTTGTATGGAAACGTAAGGGTAGGATCCAATCTGGTGGCTTCATTAACATCCAAAATCTTTTGTTTGCCTAAGCTGTACAAAGACCTCTCTTGGTACATCCACCCCATAGGTTTATACTTTATAATAATATCATTAATTAGCTCATAAGCTAAAAACATCTGCCCCTGCTTGAGTTTAGTTCGTGCAACACCTACTATTGAATAAATATTACCAGCCTCAATAGCCATCTCAAAACAATGTTGAGCTTCTTTGTAATCCTTCCTTTCAAGCAATACACAACCCAGTTGATGCAAAGCGAGTGCCTTCTGCCATCTTTCGTTAGCACACTCCTTTAATCTCTCCAACAACATAACTGTAACTTTGGACACCATGTTATCTTCGATTGCTACCTGGCTAAGGAAATAATACAACAGAAAAGAAGCTTGCCCAACTGTGGCGAGTCTCTCCCTAGCCTCAGAGCTACAAAAGGTGTTGAGAACCTTTGGATTATATAAATAACCTGGAAGCTCTCTTAGCATCAGCTGCAAGCAAGACGCCACGAGCAGATGTGCTCTCTCCTCCAGAGCATAATCAATAAGAACCAATGCCTCATCGATATCGGAAAGCAAAGACGCCAAGTAACAATCACAAGCAGATTTCATTTCCTCACAACAAAATCTATTTGCAAATGAAAGAAGCTCCAGAAGTACATTGGGTGAGCAAGAATCTAATCTTCTAGTCCTAGTAAAGAAATCTACAGCTCTCATTCCGTCCGCAGATATACCAACGTGTGTAAAATCAATTCTTTGCTTATCAGACTCAATGAAATTACCATACAGCATTGATTTTAATGGAGCAGAGAGAGCTGCAATTTTACCTCGAATACAGTTGACTTCCTCATTGCCTATGCAGAAGCAAACAACCCCATCCTCTTCTGATTCTGAGCTGAGGAAATTATTCCCAAAATGAGAGATCTGATTAGAACATAGGCAATGATCAAAAACAGAATTGGGATCATAGCCATGTAGCAAAGCAGCGTTGGGGCATTCAACAACTCTTCCTATACAATCCAAAGCTGATGATCCAACCAACTCATCCTCTCTCCTTTCAAACCTCAACCAAGCTGACAAAACCACCTTGGAATGCACATCAACCGCATGTTGACGAGCCGATTGAAGACACCTTCGCAGCAACTTTGGATCACCAAGGCTGCACAAGAGCGCATACTGCTCTAAATAAACCAAAGATTTATCAAAATCTTGGGTCATCTGGATTTTGCGGTAAAGCTCAGCCAAAGATTCAACAAAATCAACAGATTTGAGACAAAGCTCAAGTGGGGGCTCAAAAGAATCGGTTCTTGGAAGACCATAGGGAAGAAAAGTCTCAGCTGTTGAAAGGGAAATAATAGAATCAGCAGATTCTTGCAAAATGGAGTTGATTGTAGGGAAATGGAGCTTGGaaataggaaaaggaaaagggttGCTCGTGGAAGTTTCAGAAGATGGGTTGTAAGCATGGACTTGAGTAGTCTTACAACGGTCTTTGAGCTTGAAACCCCTGCTGCCCCGCATAGTGTGAGAGAGTTCGAGGGAATAGTGACAGATGAGACTCACAAATCTTGATTTCCAATTCCAAATGTTTCTCTCTTCATTACTGTCTGTACAAGTAGACATGAATCTAATAACGAATTTAATTGATTGTTTCACCTTTTGCCCTGCATATATCACCACCTAGAAATAAGTGGGGTtagagggggggggggtgataGATATGCAGGTTCAAGGTTCAACTATGGTGTGATTTGTTATACAGACACTACTTTCATCTGACTTGTGaacatgaaaaaagaaaaggatttaGTAATAGTTTTATGGAGGATGTATCTAATCCATTATGtatgttttgttttatttcttttttcatttgaatAATGCCAGCTCGTCACATCACTATATCAGGCTGCGTGTGTGTTTATGTGtgtacatttattgtgtttctgtttttttttgtttttttttattggaGTACTTAAAATTATCTTATGATAGTTAAACGAATTTAAAAGGGAAATTTACGTGTCTAAGAAGATAACTAATAAAAATATTGTGTCTTACTATTTAGCTTCCCGAACTATTTACGAGCTAtcgtttttgctttgcatctttcttctggatttcatgttgttcctatttttcctatgatttctgtggtgatactaatattgtctcattttgtcctttttttttcttgagcCAAGGgactttcggaaacagcctctctactccttcggtgtagggataaggtttgcgtacacattaccctccccaaaccccattaATGGAattttactggattgttgttattgttgttattgatagTTAAATGAATTTAAAAAGGAAATTACGTCAAAAGATAACTAATACTAAAGTATTAAGGGTTCGTGTGGTTGGAATAGGGCTTATGCCGGTATAAGTTATGTTGGGgtaagttatgctgggattagttatgctgggattgttgtgtattcaatatttgatatgttgtattaagaa includes these proteins:
- the LOC107828942 gene encoding ethylene-overproduction protein 1 isoform X1 translates to MSTCTDSNEERNIWNWKSRFVSLICHYSLELSHTMRGSRGFKLKDRCKTTQVHAYNPSSETSTSNPFPFPISKLHFPTINSILQESADSIISLSTAETFLPYGLPRTDSFEPPLELCLKSVDFVESLAELYRKIQMTQDFDKSLVYLEQYALLCSLGDPKLLRRCLQSARQHAVDVHSKVVLSAWLRFERREDELVGSSALDCIGRVVECPNAALLHGYDPNSVFDHCLCSNQISHFGNNFLSSESEEDGVVCFCIGNEEVNCIRGKIAALSAPLKSMLYGNFIESDKQRIDFTHVGISADGMRAVDFFTRTRRLDSCSPNVLLELLSFANRFCCEEMKSACDCYLASLLSDIDEALVLIDYALEERAHLLVASCLQLMLRELPGYLYNPKVLNTFCSSEARERLATVGQASFLLYYFLSQVAIEDNMVSKVTVMLLERLKECANERWQKALALHQLGCVLLERKDYKEAQHCFEMAIEAGNIYSIVGVARTKLKQGQMFLAYELINDIIIKYKPMGWMYQERSLYSLGKQKILDVNEATRLDPTLTFPYKYRAIAMVEDSQIEAAVTEINRIVDFKVSPDCIELRAWCFIALEDYQSAIRDIRALLTLEPNFMMFHGKVRADHLVELLSQHVQPWSPADCWMQLYDRWSFVDDIGSLSVIYQMLINDPGRSVLRFRQSLLLLRLNCQKAAMRSLRLARNHSTSKYEKLVYEGWILYDTGHREEALAKAEESISIQRSFEAFFLKAYALADTTLDSESSSYVIQLLEEALKCPSDGLRKGQALNNLGSIYVDCNKLDLAADCYVSALEIKHTRAHQGLARVYHLKNDRKAAYEEMTKLIDKAQNKASAYEKRSEYCDRDMANNDLSMATQLDPLRTYPYRYRAAVLMDDQRETEAVEELTRAISFKPDLQMLNLRAAFHESMTDFSRALQDCEAALCLDSNHKDTLDLYSRTRIQARQNT
- the LOC107828942 gene encoding ethylene-overproduction protein 1 isoform X2 yields the protein MSTCTDSNEERNIWNWKSRFVSLICHYSLELSHTMRGSRGFKLKDRCKTTQVHAYNPSSETSTSNPFPFPISKLHFPTINSILQESADSIISLSTAETFLPYGLPRTDSFEPPLELCLKSVDFVESLAELYRKIQMTQDFDKSLVYLEQYALLCSLGDPKLLRRCLQSARQHAVDVHSKVVLSAWLRFERREDELVGSSALDCIGRVVECPNAALLHGYDPNSVFDHCLCSNQISHFGNNFLSSESEEDGVVCFCIGNEEVNCIRGKIAALSAPLKSMLYGNFIESDKQRIDFTHVGISADGMRAVDFFTRTRRLDSCSPNVLLELLSFANRFCCEEMKSACDCYLASLLSDIDEALVLIDYALEERAHLLVASCLQLMLRELPGYLYNPKVLNTFCSSEARERLATVGQASFLLYYFLSQVAIEDNMVSKVTVMLLERLKECANERWQKALALHQLGCVLLERKDYKEAQHCFEMAIEAGNIYSIVGVARTKLKQGQMFLAYELINDIIIKYKPMGWMYQERSLYSLGKQKILDVNEATRLDPTLTFPYKYRAIAMVEDSQIEAAVTEINRIVDFKVSPDCIELRAWCFIALEDYQSAIRDIRALLTLEPNFMMFHGKVRADHLVELLSQHVQPWSPADCWMQLYDRWSFVDDIGSLSVIYQMLINDPGRSVLRFRQSLLLLRLNCQKAAMRSLRLARNHSTSKYEKLVYEGWILYDTGHREEALAKAEESISIQRSFEAFFLKAYALADTTLDSESSSYVIQLLEEALKCPSDGLRKGQALNNLGSIYVDCNKLDLAADCYVSALEIKHTRAHQGLARVYHLKNDRKAAYEEMTKLIDKAQNKASAYEKRSEYCDRDMANNDLSMATQLDPLRTYPYRYRAAGNLLFSWSNCRELLFF